The following proteins come from a genomic window of Salvia hispanica cultivar TCC Black 2014 chromosome 4, UniMelb_Shisp_WGS_1.0, whole genome shotgun sequence:
- the LOC125221684 gene encoding calcium-dependent protein kinase 1-like: MGNTCVGPGIVKNNFIQSVSAAMWRTPAPGSNDPSVNGGSVKSEAQVEPESPVPVQSTPPEQVTMPKPEPKPKQDEKAANAKKPMKRNTSAGLRTDSVLQRKTGNLKEFFTMGKKLGQGQFGTTFLCVEKATGTQYACKSIAKRKLLTDEDVEDVRREIQIMHHLAGHPNVISIKGAYEDAVAVHVVMELCAGGELFDRIIQRGHYSERKAADLTRTIVGVVEACHSLGVMHRDLKPENFLLVDQKEDSLLKTIDFGLSMFFKPGEKFHDVVGSPYYVAPEVLRKHYGPEADVWSAGVIVYILLSGVPPFWAENEQGIFEQVLHGDLDFTSEPWPSISDDAKDLVRRMLIRDPKRRLTAHEVLCHPWVQEDGVAPDKPLDSAVLSRLKQFSAMNRLKKMALRVIAESMSEDEIAGLKELFKMIDTDNSGQITFEELKAGLNRVGANLKESEIYDLMQAADVDNSGTIDYGEFIAATLHLNKIEKQDHLFAAFQYFDKDGSGYITHDELQQACLEFGLDDTSLEEMIQEVDQDNDGRIDYNEFVTMMQKGHPIGGGVKRGLENSFSLNFREALKLT, from the exons ATGGGGAACACTTGTGTTGGACCGGGCatagtgaaaaataattttatccaaTCCGTGTCCGCCGCGATGTGGCGGACCCCGGCCCCGGGGAGTAATGACCCTTCTGTCAATGGGGGGAGTGTCAAGAGCGAGGCTCAAGTGGAGCCGGAATCGCCTGTGCCGGTTCAAAGCACGCCACCGGAGCAAGTGACGATGCCAAAGCCAGAGCCGAAGCCGAAGCAGGATGAGAAGGCGGCGAATGCTAAGAAACCTATGAAGAGGAATACTAGTGCAGGGCTTAGGACAGACTCTGTTTTACAGAGGAAAACTGGGAATTTGAAGGAGTTTTTCACAATGGGGAAGAAATTAGGGCAGGGGCAGTTTGGGACGACGTTCCTCTGCGTGGAGAAGGCTACGGGGACTCAGTATGCTTGCAAGTCTATTGCTAAGAGGAAGTTGCTGACTGATGAGGATGTCGAGGATGTTAGAAGGGAGATTCAGATAATGCACCATCTGGCTGGGCACCCGAATGTTATATCCATCAAGGGGGCATACGAGGATGCTGTTGCGGTTCATGTTGTCATGGAGTTGTGTGCGGGGGGTGAGCTTTTTGATAGGATAATACAGCGTGGGCATTATTCCGAAAGGAAGGCAGCTGATCTTACAAGGACGATTGTTGGTGTGGTGGAAGCTTGCCATTCCTTGGGTGTGATGCATCGTGACCTTAAGCCGGAGAATTTCCTTCTTGTTGATCAGAAGGAGGATTCACTTCTTAAAACaattgattttggattatctATGTTTTTCAAGCCAG GAGAGAAGTTTCACGATGTGGTAGGCAGTCCATATTACGTTGCACCCGAAGTTCTTAGAAAGCATTATGGTCCTGAAGCTGACGTTTGGAGTGCTGGAGTGATCGTTTACATTTTGCTCAGTGGAGTCCCTCCGTTTTGGGCTG AAAATGAGCAAGGTATATTTGAGCAAGTCCTGCATGGCGATCTTGACTTCACATCGGAACCTTGGCCGAGTATCTCTGATGATGCAAAAGATTTAGTTAGGAGAATGCTCATCCGAGATCCCAAACGGCGTTTAACTGCCCATGAAGTCCTCT GCCACCCTTGGGTACAAGAGGATGGTGTGGCGCCTGACAAGCCTCTCGACTCTGCAGTTCTAAGTCGCTTGAAACAATTTTCTGCAATGAACAGGCTCAAGAAAATGGCCCTTAGA GTGATTGCAGAGTCCATGTCTGAAGACGAAATCGCTGGGCTAAAAGAGTTGTTCAAGATGATAGACACAGATAATAGCGGTCAAATAACTTTCGAAGAGCTCAAAGCTGGACTGAACAGAGTTGGTGCCAACCTAAAGGAGTCCGAGATTTACGATCTAATGCAAGCA GCTGATGTTGACAACAGTGGGACAATCGATTATGGGGAGTTCATAGCTGCAACGTTGCATCTAAACAAGATCGAGAAGCAGGATCACCTATTTGCTGCATTCCAGTATTTTGATAAAGACGGGAGTGGCTACATCACCCACGACGAGCTTCAACAAGCTTGTCTAGAGTTTGGCCTAGACGACACCAGCCTTGAAGAAATGATCCAAGAAGTCGATCAAGACAAT GATGGTCGTATTGACTACAACGAGTTTGTGACGATGATGCAAAAGGGGCATCCGATTGGCGGTGGTGTTAAACGAGGCCTTGAGAACAGCTTCAGCCTAAATTTTAGAGAAGCACTAAAACTTACATAG